Part of the Mycolicibacterium mageritense genome is shown below.
ACCGCTCGCCGGCACCGGCGAATGAGGCGATCCATGCCTGAGCCGAAATCCGCAGACCGGTTCGTGACGCTCCCGGGCGGCACGCGGGTCTGCTTCCGCACCGACGGCCCAGCCGGGGGAACACCGGCCCTGCTGCTCGCCGGACTCGGGGAGGACCTCACGACATGGTCGCCGCGGTTCGTCTCCGCCCTGGCCGAATCCGGATTCCTGGTGATCCGCATGGACAACCGCGACTCGGGCCGCTCGACCTTCGCCACGACGCCGCCGCCGAACACCCTTCGGCAACTGCTTTCCCGGCCGCGGCGCGACGCCTACACGCTGGCCGACATGGCGACCGACGCCGCGCAACTGATCGAGCACCTGGCCGTGGGCCCGACCCATGTGGTCGGCAGGTCGATGGGCGGCATGATCGCGCAGACGGTCGCGGCCCGGCACCCCGCCCTCACCGCCACGCTGACCTCGCTGTACTCGACCACCGGTGATCCGACGGTGGGGCAGCCCGCCGCGTCGACAAAAGCCCTGCTGGTGAGCCCCCCTCCGCGGAACCGGCTGCAGGCGGTCCGCGCGCACCTGCGGATGACTGCACACCTCGCCGGAACCGGTTACCCCATCGATGAGGCCGAGGAGGCCGCGCATGCCGTCGAAACCTGGAACCGCACCGCCGGCGACGGCGCCTCCGGGATGGCCCGGCAGATCCAGGC
Proteins encoded:
- a CDS encoding alpha/beta fold hydrolase, with amino-acid sequence MPEPKSADRFVTLPGGTRVCFRTDGPAGGTPALLLAGLGEDLTTWSPRFVSALAESGFLVIRMDNRDSGRSTFATTPPPNTLRQLLSRPRRDAYTLADMATDAAQLIEHLAVGPTHVVGRSMGGMIAQTVAARHPALTATLTSLYSTTGDPTVGQPAASTKALLVSPPPRNRLQAVRAHLRMTAHLAGTGYPIDEAEEAAHAVETWNRTAGDGASGMARQIQAIQASGDRTAELATITAPTLVINGDRDLIVAPSGGAATAAAIRHARHIVIPGMGHHLPDSLAPRIAHHVIDHLERALI